A genomic segment from Echeneis naucrates chromosome 20, fEcheNa1.1, whole genome shotgun sequence encodes:
- the ropn1l gene encoding ropporin-1-like protein: MPVFDTMYCAQQINIPPELPDILKNFTKAAIRTQPKDLLLWSAAYFSALSEGECLPVKDRLEMNVATQKTDTGLTPGLLKTLNKQLSPRQSCSKEELQKKWRGLCLPMDQLETLLSLGSFSSDIDWMEFFALGCSALGGTLMSSLKVACEILTEDEEGGAARIPFDTFVKLYTYLAHLDGDMPQDHIDNFLSSLQLQVNKQDGLIQVSNFYISRK; this comes from the exons ATGCCGGTCTTCGACACAATGTACTGTGCTCAACAAATCAACATTCCCCCAGAGTTGCCCGACATCCTCAAAAACTTCACTAAGGCAGCCATCCGAACACAGCCCAAGGATTTGCTGCTGTGGTCTGCAGC ATACTTCAGTGCTTTGTCTGAAGGAGAGTGTTTGCCTGTGAAGGACAGGCTGGAAATGAATGTTGccacacagaaaacagacacaggcCTGACACCCGGTCTACTTAAGACTCTCAACAAACAG CTTTCCCCCAGGCAATCATGCAGCAAGGAGGAACTTCAGAAGAAATGGAGAGGCCTGTGTCTACCAATGGATCAGCTGGAGACCCTGCTATCGCTGGGCAGTTTCAGCTCAGATATTGACTGGATGGAGTTTTTTGCCCTTGGCTGTAGTGCTCTGGGAGGG ACACTCATGAGTTCTCTGAAGGTTGCCTGTGAAATCCTgacagaggatgaggagggcGGTGCTGCCAGGATCCCATTCGACACTTTTGTCAAACTTTATACTTACCTCGCTCACCTAGATGGGGACATGCCACAGGATCACATTGACAACTTCCTCAGCAGCCTGCAGTTACAAGT CAACAAGCAGGACGGCTTGATTCAGGTTTCCAACTTCTACATCAGCAggaagtga